From Osmerus mordax isolate fOsmMor3 chromosome 8, fOsmMor3.pri, whole genome shotgun sequence, a single genomic window includes:
- the yy1b gene encoding transcriptional repressor protein YY1b isoform X2, translating into MISKLADFNMASGDTLYIETDGSEMPAEIVELHEIEVETIPVETIETTVVGGDDDDDDDEQPMIALQPLDDPNSIHHHQEVILVQTREEVVGGDDSDLHADGGYDDQILIPVPAPGVEDEYIEQTLVTVAGKSSVGRMKRGGGSGKKSGKKSYLSGAEASSRKWEQKQVQIKTLEGEFSVTMWASDIDHESVVEEQIIGDNSPPDYSEYMTGKKLPPGGIPGIDLSDPKQLAEFARPLSNCEGAFGQNPVRMKPRKIKEDDAPRTIACPHKGCTKMFRDNSAMRKHLHTHGPRVHVCAECGKAFVESSKLKRHQLVHTGEKPFQCTFEGCGKRFSLDFNLRTHVRIHTGDRPYVCPFDGCNKKFAQSTNLKSHILTHAKAKNNQ; encoded by the exons ATGATCAGCAAGCTGGCGGACTTCAATATGGCATCCGGGGATACACTATATATTGAGACAGACGGCTCGGAGATGCCGGCTGAAATTGTGGAACTGCACGAGATAGAGGTGGAAACGATACCGGTGGAAACTATCGAGACTACGGTGGTCGGTGgagacgacgacgacgacgacgacgagcAACCCATGATAGCACTTCAGCCGTTAGACGACCCAAATTCAATCCACCACCACCAAGAAGTAATATTAGTGCAAActagggaggaggtggtgggcggAGATGATTCGGACCTACATGCAGATGGAGGTTATGACGATCAGATCCTCATTCCCGTCCCAGCACCTGGTGTGGAGGACGAGTACATTGAACAGACTTTAGTCACTGTGGCAGGGAAAAGCTCTGTTGGtcggatgaagagaggaggtggCAGTGGAAAGAAATCAGGCAAAAAGAGCTATTTAAGCGGTGCAGAAGCAAGCAGTAGAAAATGGGAACAGAAGCAAGTGCAAATAAAGACACTGGAGGGGGAATTCTCTGTCACAATGTGGGCGTCGG ACATCGACCATGAATCTGTGGTGGAGGAACAGATTATCGGGGATAATTCCCCTCCCGACTACTCTGAATACATGACAGGGAAAAAACTGCCGCCTGGTGGAATCCCAGGGATCGACTTGTCAGACCCAAAACAGCTGGCCGAGTTTGCCAG ACCCCTCAGTAACTGTGAGGGTGCCTTTGGTCAAAATCCAGTCCG GATGAAGCCTAGGAAAATCAAAGAAGATGATGCACCCAGGACAATAGCCTGCCCTCATAAA GGATGCACTAAAATGTTCAGGGACAACTCTGCCATGAGGaagcacctccacacccacggGCCTCGCGTGCATGTCTGTGCAGAATGTGGCAAGGCCTTCGTAGAGAGCTCCAAACTAAAACGACACCAACTTGTTCATACAGGGGAAAAGCCCTTCCAG TGTACCTTCGAGGGCTGTGGGAAGAGATTTTCACTGGATTTCAACCTTCGCACACATGTCCGGATCCATACTGGAGACCGGCCTTATGTCTGTCCTTTTGATGGCTGCAATAAGAAGTTTGCCCAGTCGACCAACCTTAAGTCCCACATCCTCACACATGCCAAAGCCAAAAACAACCAATGA
- the yy1b gene encoding transcriptional repressor protein YY1b isoform X1, with the protein MISKLADFNMASGDTLYIETDGSEMPAEIVELHEIEVETIPVETIETTVVGGDDDDDDDEQPMIALQPLDDPNSIHHHQEVILVQTREEVVGGDDSDLHADGGYDDQILIPVPAPGVEDEYIEQTLVTVAGKSSVGRMKRGGGSGKKSGKKSYLSGAEASSRKWEQKQVQIKTLEGEFSVTMWASDDKKDIDHESVVEEQIIGDNSPPDYSEYMTGKKLPPGGIPGIDLSDPKQLAEFARPLSNCEGAFGQNPVRMKPRKIKEDDAPRTIACPHKGCTKMFRDNSAMRKHLHTHGPRVHVCAECGKAFVESSKLKRHQLVHTGEKPFQCTFEGCGKRFSLDFNLRTHVRIHTGDRPYVCPFDGCNKKFAQSTNLKSHILTHAKAKNNQ; encoded by the exons ATGATCAGCAAGCTGGCGGACTTCAATATGGCATCCGGGGATACACTATATATTGAGACAGACGGCTCGGAGATGCCGGCTGAAATTGTGGAACTGCACGAGATAGAGGTGGAAACGATACCGGTGGAAACTATCGAGACTACGGTGGTCGGTGgagacgacgacgacgacgacgacgagcAACCCATGATAGCACTTCAGCCGTTAGACGACCCAAATTCAATCCACCACCACCAAGAAGTAATATTAGTGCAAActagggaggaggtggtgggcggAGATGATTCGGACCTACATGCAGATGGAGGTTATGACGATCAGATCCTCATTCCCGTCCCAGCACCTGGTGTGGAGGACGAGTACATTGAACAGACTTTAGTCACTGTGGCAGGGAAAAGCTCTGTTGGtcggatgaagagaggaggtggCAGTGGAAAGAAATCAGGCAAAAAGAGCTATTTAAGCGGTGCAGAAGCAAGCAGTAGAAAATGGGAACAGAAGCAAGTGCAAATAAAGACACTGGAGGGGGAATTCTCTGTCACAATGTGGGCGTCGG ATGATAAAAAAGACATCGACCATGAATCTGTGGTGGAGGAACAGATTATCGGGGATAATTCCCCTCCCGACTACTCTGAATACATGACAGGGAAAAAACTGCCGCCTGGTGGAATCCCAGGGATCGACTTGTCAGACCCAAAACAGCTGGCCGAGTTTGCCAG ACCCCTCAGTAACTGTGAGGGTGCCTTTGGTCAAAATCCAGTCCG GATGAAGCCTAGGAAAATCAAAGAAGATGATGCACCCAGGACAATAGCCTGCCCTCATAAA GGATGCACTAAAATGTTCAGGGACAACTCTGCCATGAGGaagcacctccacacccacggGCCTCGCGTGCATGTCTGTGCAGAATGTGGCAAGGCCTTCGTAGAGAGCTCCAAACTAAAACGACACCAACTTGTTCATACAGGGGAAAAGCCCTTCCAG TGTACCTTCGAGGGCTGTGGGAAGAGATTTTCACTGGATTTCAACCTTCGCACACATGTCCGGATCCATACTGGAGACCGGCCTTATGTCTGTCCTTTTGATGGCTGCAATAAGAAGTTTGCCCAGTCGACCAACCTTAAGTCCCACATCCTCACACATGCCAAAGCCAAAAACAACCAATGA
- the yy1b gene encoding transcriptional repressor protein YY1b isoform X3 has product MISKLADFNMASGDTLYIETDGSEMPAEIVELHEIEVETIPVETIETTVVGGDDDDDDDEQPMIALQPLDDPNSIHHHQEVILVQTREEVVGGDDSDLHADGGYDDQILIPVPAPGVEDEYIEQTLVTVAGKSSVGRMKRGGGSGKKSGKKSYLSGAEASSRKWEQKQVQIKTLEGEFSVTMWASDDKKDIDHESVVEEQIIGDNSPPDYSEYMTGKKLPPGGIPGIDLSDPKQLAEFARMKPRKIKEDDAPRTIACPHKGCTKMFRDNSAMRKHLHTHGPRVHVCAECGKAFVESSKLKRHQLVHTGEKPFQCTFEGCGKRFSLDFNLRTHVRIHTGDRPYVCPFDGCNKKFAQSTNLKSHILTHAKAKNNQ; this is encoded by the exons ATGATCAGCAAGCTGGCGGACTTCAATATGGCATCCGGGGATACACTATATATTGAGACAGACGGCTCGGAGATGCCGGCTGAAATTGTGGAACTGCACGAGATAGAGGTGGAAACGATACCGGTGGAAACTATCGAGACTACGGTGGTCGGTGgagacgacgacgacgacgacgacgagcAACCCATGATAGCACTTCAGCCGTTAGACGACCCAAATTCAATCCACCACCACCAAGAAGTAATATTAGTGCAAActagggaggaggtggtgggcggAGATGATTCGGACCTACATGCAGATGGAGGTTATGACGATCAGATCCTCATTCCCGTCCCAGCACCTGGTGTGGAGGACGAGTACATTGAACAGACTTTAGTCACTGTGGCAGGGAAAAGCTCTGTTGGtcggatgaagagaggaggtggCAGTGGAAAGAAATCAGGCAAAAAGAGCTATTTAAGCGGTGCAGAAGCAAGCAGTAGAAAATGGGAACAGAAGCAAGTGCAAATAAAGACACTGGAGGGGGAATTCTCTGTCACAATGTGGGCGTCGG ATGATAAAAAAGACATCGACCATGAATCTGTGGTGGAGGAACAGATTATCGGGGATAATTCCCCTCCCGACTACTCTGAATACATGACAGGGAAAAAACTGCCGCCTGGTGGAATCCCAGGGATCGACTTGTCAGACCCAAAACAGCTGGCCGAGTTTGCCAG GATGAAGCCTAGGAAAATCAAAGAAGATGATGCACCCAGGACAATAGCCTGCCCTCATAAA GGATGCACTAAAATGTTCAGGGACAACTCTGCCATGAGGaagcacctccacacccacggGCCTCGCGTGCATGTCTGTGCAGAATGTGGCAAGGCCTTCGTAGAGAGCTCCAAACTAAAACGACACCAACTTGTTCATACAGGGGAAAAGCCCTTCCAG TGTACCTTCGAGGGCTGTGGGAAGAGATTTTCACTGGATTTCAACCTTCGCACACATGTCCGGATCCATACTGGAGACCGGCCTTATGTCTGTCCTTTTGATGGCTGCAATAAGAAGTTTGCCCAGTCGACCAACCTTAAGTCCCACATCCTCACACATGCCAAAGCCAAAAACAACCAATGA